The Enterobacter kobei genome has a segment encoding these proteins:
- the flgM gene encoding flagellar biosynthesis anti-sigma factor FlgM, translating into MSIDRTSALKPVSAVQPRETNDAAPQKTRLEKPSTSNSTSVTLSDAQAKLMQPGSNDINMERVEALKTAIRNGELKMDTSKIADALIQEAQSFLQSN; encoded by the coding sequence ATGAGCATTGATCGTACATCAGCCCTGAAGCCGGTAAGCGCTGTACAGCCTCGCGAAACGAATGACGCTGCCCCTCAGAAAACGCGTCTGGAAAAACCGTCAACGTCTAACAGCACCAGCGTGACGCTGAGCGATGCCCAGGCAAAACTGATGCAGCCCGGCAGCAACGATATCAATATGGAACGTGTGGAAGCGCTGAAAACCGCAATTCGTAACGGCGAGCTGAAAATGGACACCAGCAAAATCGCTGACGCCCTGATTCAGGAAGCACAGAGTTTCTTACAGAGTAACTAA
- the flgD gene encoding flagellar hook assembly protein FlgD: MSIAVNVNDPTNTGVNNTQSSTSSSSLTGSNASDLQSSFLTLLVAQLKNQDPTNPMQNNELTTQLAQISTVSGIEKLNTTLGSVSGQINSSQSLQAASLIGHGVMIPGTTILAGTSTTDGTSTTTTTPFGVELQQAADKVTATITDSTGAVVRTIDIGELKAGVHTFTWDGSLADGTKAPNGSYKVAISASNGTTQLVAQPLQFALVQGVIRGGDGNKLDLGTSGTTTLDEVRQII; this comes from the coding sequence ATGTCCATCGCCGTCAATGTGAATGATCCCACGAACACGGGTGTTAATAACACCCAAAGTTCGACAAGCTCCAGCTCCCTGACGGGAAGTAACGCCTCCGATTTGCAGAGCAGCTTTCTGACGCTGCTGGTTGCTCAGCTGAAGAACCAGGATCCCACGAATCCAATGCAGAACAACGAACTGACGACGCAGCTTGCGCAGATCAGTACCGTGAGCGGCATTGAGAAACTTAACACGACCCTGGGTTCCGTCTCCGGCCAGATTAACAGCAGCCAGTCTCTGCAGGCGGCCAGCCTGATTGGTCACGGGGTAATGATCCCGGGCACCACTATTCTTGCCGGCACCAGCACCACAGACGGTACCTCGACCACCACGACGACCCCGTTTGGCGTTGAATTGCAGCAGGCCGCTGACAAAGTGACTGCGACGATCACCGACTCGACCGGCGCGGTGGTTCGCACCATCGACATTGGTGAGCTGAAGGCGGGCGTTCATACCTTTACCTGGGATGGCAGCCTGGCGGACGGCACCAAAGCACCAAATGGCTCCTACAAAGTCGCGATTAGCGCCAGCAACGGGACAACCCAGCTGGTGGCGCAGCCGCTGCAGTTCGCGCTGGTTCAGGGCGTGATTAGAGGGGGCGACGGCAACAAACTGGATTTGGGTACCTCGGGTACCACCACACTCGACGAAGTTCGGCAGATTATCTAA
- the flgA gene encoding flagellar basal body P-ring formation chaperone FlgA, producing the protein MQTLKRGLVAAFLLFSPLVQAEGLQDQLTAFFAEKLAGFSDDVTVTVRTPPNLYPTCEQPSFSVTGTTKLWGNVNVLARCANEKRYLQVAVQATGNYVVAAVPIARGSLLQANSVTLKRGRLDQLPPRTMLEMNQAQDAVSLRDVAPGQPIQLSMLRQAWRVKAGQQVMVVANGDGFSINSEGKALNNAAVAQNARVRMSSGQVVSGTVDSDGNILINL; encoded by the coding sequence ATGCAAACGTTAAAACGTGGTCTGGTGGCGGCTTTCTTGCTGTTTAGCCCTCTGGTGCAGGCTGAAGGTTTACAGGATCAGTTAACGGCTTTCTTTGCGGAAAAGCTGGCAGGCTTTAGCGATGACGTTACCGTTACCGTACGTACGCCCCCGAATCTGTACCCCACCTGTGAGCAACCGTCATTCAGCGTCACGGGAACCACGAAGCTGTGGGGCAATGTGAACGTGCTGGCTCGCTGCGCCAACGAAAAACGCTATTTACAGGTTGCCGTTCAGGCGACGGGCAATTATGTTGTTGCCGCCGTGCCTATTGCGCGTGGCAGCCTGCTGCAGGCAAACAGCGTGACGTTGAAGCGCGGGCGCCTGGATCAGCTCCCGCCACGGACAATGCTGGAAATGAACCAGGCACAGGATGCCGTCAGCCTGCGCGATGTTGCGCCAGGCCAGCCGATTCAGCTTTCAATGCTGCGCCAGGCATGGCGTGTCAAAGCGGGACAGCAGGTGATGGTTGTGGCCAACGGAGACGGCTTTAGCATCAACAGTGAAGGGAAAGCGTTAAACAATGCCGCGGTCGCGCAAAACGCCCGCGTCAGAATGTCCTCAGGCCAGGTGGTGAGCGGAACCGTCGATTCTGATGGGAATATTCTGATTAACCTATAA
- the rimJ gene encoding ribosomal protein S5-alanine N-acetyltransferase translates to MFGYRSNVPKVRLTTDRLVVRLVHERDAWRLADYYAENRQFLKPWEPVRDESHCYPSGWQARLSMIAEFHKQGSAFYFALLDPEEKEIIGIANFSNVVRGSFHACYLGYSIGQKWQGQGLMYEALTAAIRYMQRTQHIHRIMANYMPHNQRSGNLLARLGFEKEGYAKDYLLIDGEWRDHVLTALTTRDWTAGR, encoded by the coding sequence ATGTTTGGCTATCGCAGTAATGTGCCAAAAGTGCGTCTGACAACGGACCGGCTGGTCGTTCGTCTGGTGCATGAGCGTGATGCCTGGCGTCTGGCGGATTATTACGCCGAGAATCGCCAGTTTTTGAAACCCTGGGAACCCGTTCGGGATGAGAGCCATTGTTACCCCTCCGGCTGGCAGGCGCGCCTCAGCATGATTGCGGAATTTCATAAGCAGGGTAGCGCGTTTTATTTTGCGTTGCTGGATCCAGAAGAGAAAGAAATTATCGGGATCGCCAATTTCTCGAATGTGGTGCGCGGGTCGTTTCACGCCTGTTACCTTGGCTACTCCATCGGTCAGAAATGGCAGGGGCAGGGGCTGATGTACGAGGCGTTAACGGCGGCAATCCGCTATATGCAACGTACGCAACACATTCATCGCATTATGGCGAACTATATGCCGCATAATCAGCGCAGCGGAAATTTACTGGCGCGCTTAGGGTTCGAGAAAGAAGGTTACGCCAAAGACTATTTGTTGATAGACGGCGAGTGGCGTGACCACGTGCTGACGGCGTTAACCACCCGTGACTGGACTGCAGGTCGTTAA
- the mdtH gene encoding multidrug efflux MFS transporter MdtH, which yields MSRVSQARSLGKYFLLVDNMLVVLGFFVVFPLISIRFVDQMGWAAVMVGIALGLRQFVQQGLGVFGGAIADRFGAKPMIVTGMLLRAAGFATMAVAHEPWLLWFSCFLSGIGGTLFDPPRTALVVKLIRPQHRGRFFSILMMQDSAGAVVGALLGSWLLQYDFRLVCAAGAVLFILCALFNGLYLPAWKLSTVKAPVREGLGRVLRDKRFVTYVLTLTGYYMLAVQVMLMLPIMVNDIAGTPAAVKWMYAIEACLSLTLLYPIARWSERRFRLEHRLMAGLFLMTLSMMPIGLVSSLQQLFTLICTFYIGSIIAEPARETLSASLADARARGSYMGFSRLGLAFGGALGYTGGGWLFDAGKALNQPELPWMMLGAVGFMTLLALWWQFSQKRSASGMLEPGA from the coding sequence ATGTCCCGCGTATCACAGGCGAGGAGCCTGGGTAAATATTTCCTGTTAGTCGATAACATGCTGGTCGTGCTCGGCTTTTTTGTCGTGTTCCCTCTCATCTCGATCCGCTTTGTCGATCAAATGGGCTGGGCGGCGGTAATGGTCGGTATTGCCCTGGGACTGCGTCAGTTTGTCCAGCAGGGTCTGGGCGTCTTTGGCGGCGCGATCGCTGACCGCTTTGGCGCTAAACCAATGATCGTGACCGGTATGCTGCTCCGCGCGGCAGGCTTTGCCACGATGGCCGTTGCCCACGAGCCCTGGCTGCTCTGGTTCTCCTGCTTCCTCTCAGGTATCGGCGGCACGCTGTTTGACCCGCCCCGTACCGCGCTGGTGGTGAAGCTGATTCGCCCGCAGCACCGGGGGCGTTTCTTCTCCATTCTGATGATGCAGGACAGTGCCGGCGCGGTGGTTGGCGCATTGCTGGGAAGCTGGCTGCTGCAGTACGATTTCCGTCTGGTCTGTGCGGCCGGGGCGGTACTCTTTATTCTGTGCGCGCTGTTTAACGGTCTCTATCTTCCCGCCTGGAAACTGTCGACGGTAAAAGCGCCGGTGCGCGAAGGGCTAGGTCGCGTGCTTCGCGACAAGCGTTTTGTCACCTACGTATTGACCCTGACCGGGTATTACATGCTGGCCGTGCAGGTGATGCTGATGCTGCCGATCATGGTAAACGATATTGCGGGCACGCCTGCTGCCGTTAAATGGATGTACGCCATTGAAGCCTGCCTGTCACTGACGCTGCTCTACCCCATCGCCCGCTGGAGCGAACGGCGTTTTCGCCTGGAACATCGCCTGATGGCCGGGCTGTTTCTGATGACGCTGAGCATGATGCCGATCGGTCTGGTGAGCTCGCTCCAGCAGCTGTTTACGCTGATTTGCACCTTCTATATCGGCTCCATCATCGCCGAGCCCGCCCGGGAAACGCTGAGCGCCTCGCTTGCGGACGCGCGTGCCCGCGGCAGCTATATGGGATTCAGCCGACTCGGTCTGGCCTTTGGTGGCGCGTTAGGCTACACCGGCGGCGGCTGGCTGTTCGATGCCGGTAAAGCGCTGAATCAACCGGAACTGCCGTGGATGATGCTCGGCGCAGTGGGCTTTATGACGTTACTGGCCCTCTGGTGGCAGTTCAGCCAGAAGCGCAGCGCGAGCGGTATGCTCGAGCCGGGCGCATAA
- the flgN gene encoding flagella biosynthesis chaperone FlgN — translation MSRLSEILDHMTVVLNDLKTVMDAEQQHLSSGNINGSALQRITEDKSSLLATLDYLEQQRRAEQDPKRSANDDIVERWQTITEKTQHLRDLNQHNGWLLEGQIERNQQALEVLKPHKETGLYGADGQTATARIAGVKKISI, via the coding sequence ATGAGTCGACTGTCAGAAATACTGGATCACATGACGGTTGTCCTGAACGACCTGAAAACGGTAATGGACGCTGAACAGCAGCACCTCTCTTCCGGTAACATCAACGGCAGTGCGCTGCAGCGGATTACTGAGGATAAGAGTTCGCTTCTGGCGACGCTGGATTATCTGGAGCAGCAACGACGCGCTGAGCAGGATCCTAAGCGCAGCGCCAATGACGATATTGTTGAGCGCTGGCAGACCATAACGGAAAAAACCCAGCACCTGCGCGACCTCAACCAGCATAACGGCTGGCTGCTTGAAGGCCAGATAGAGCGTAATCAGCAGGCGCTTGAGGTGTTGAAGCCGCATAAAGAAACCGGACTGTACGGTGCGGATGGTCAGACAGCGACAGCGCGCATTGCGGGTGTGAAAAAGATTTCGATTTGA
- the flgC gene encoding flagellar basal body rod protein FlgC, which produces MALLNIFDIAGSALTAQSKRLNVAASNLANADSVTGPDGQPYRAKQVVFQVDAAPGAATGGVKVSDVVESQAPDKLVYEPGNPLADANGYVKMPNVDVVGEMVNSMSASRSYQANVEVLNTVKSMMLKTLTLGQ; this is translated from the coding sequence ATGGCCTTGCTGAACATTTTTGATATCGCCGGTTCGGCGTTAACCGCTCAGTCCAAACGTCTGAACGTGGCGGCCAGTAACCTGGCGAACGCCGACAGCGTGACCGGACCTGACGGACAGCCTTACCGTGCCAAACAGGTCGTCTTTCAGGTCGATGCGGCGCCCGGTGCGGCCACGGGCGGCGTGAAGGTGTCTGACGTGGTAGAGAGCCAGGCGCCGGACAAGCTGGTGTATGAGCCCGGTAACCCGCTTGCGGACGCTAACGGATACGTGAAGATGCCAAACGTGGATGTGGTAGGTGAGATGGTGAACTCCATGTCGGCCTCTCGTAGCTACCAGGCGAACGTCGAAGTGCTTAATACCGTGAAGAGCATGATGCTCAAAACACTCACTCTCGGCCAGTAA
- a CDS encoding Gfo/Idh/MocA family protein, which yields MKKLRIGVVGLGGIAQKAWLPVLGAATDWTLQGAWSPGREKAERICATWRIPYAASLQDLARECDAVFVHTSTATHYQVVSELLNAGVHVCVDKPLAENVQDAERLIDLAARKNLTLMVGFNRRFAPLYQQLKAQSGNMASLRMDKHRTDSVGPNDLRFTLLDDYLHVVDTALWLSNGNAQLKSGTLVTNERGEMVYAEHHFAVEHLQITTSMHRRAGSQREFVQAVTDGALYDITDMREWREEKGNGVATPPAPGWQSTLEQRGFAGCARHFITCVQNQTVPETSGEQAILAQRIVERLWRDAMSE from the coding sequence GTGAAAAAATTACGCATTGGCGTCGTGGGGCTGGGCGGAATAGCGCAAAAAGCCTGGCTACCGGTTTTAGGGGCTGCGACCGACTGGACGCTGCAAGGCGCATGGTCTCCTGGCCGTGAAAAAGCAGAGCGTATCTGCGCAACCTGGCGTATTCCGTATGCCGCCTCGCTGCAGGATCTGGCCCGCGAGTGTGACGCCGTCTTTGTGCATACCTCTACGGCCACCCACTATCAGGTGGTAAGCGAGCTGCTCAATGCGGGCGTCCACGTCTGCGTGGATAAACCGCTGGCGGAAAACGTGCAGGACGCCGAACGCCTGATTGATCTGGCGGCGCGTAAAAACCTGACCCTGATGGTGGGGTTTAACCGCCGCTTTGCGCCGCTTTACCAGCAGCTGAAAGCGCAGTCCGGCAATATGGCTTCGCTGCGTATGGATAAGCATCGTACCGACAGCGTAGGGCCGAACGATCTGCGTTTTACCCTTCTTGATGATTATCTTCACGTGGTGGATACCGCGCTGTGGCTGAGCAACGGTAATGCACAGCTGAAAAGCGGCACCCTGGTCACTAACGAACGAGGGGAGATGGTGTACGCGGAACACCATTTTGCCGTTGAGCATCTTCAGATTACCACCAGTATGCACCGTCGTGCGGGCAGCCAGCGTGAGTTCGTTCAGGCCGTCACCGACGGTGCGCTGTATGACATTACCGATATGCGCGAGTGGCGCGAAGAGAAGGGCAATGGCGTTGCTACGCCTCCTGCACCCGGCTGGCAAAGTACGCTTGAGCAGCGTGGTTTCGCAGGATGTGCCCGTCACTTCATCACCTGTGTGCAAAATCAGACGGTTCCTGAAACGTCCGGCGAGCAGGCCATTCTGGCGCAGCGCATTGTGGAAAGGCTCTGGCGCGATGCCATGAGTGAATAA
- a CDS encoding lipoprotein: protein MKKIVIAAAFIVSGLLVGCNQLTQYTVSEQEINQALEKHNNFSKDIGVPGLADAHIILTNLTSQIGREEPNKVTLAGDASLDMTSLFGNQKANIKLKLKALPVFNKEKGAIFLQEMEVVDAQVSPDKMAPVLQTLMPYLNQSLRNYFNQQPAYVLSEDKSKGEALAKKYAKGIEVKPGEIIIPFTD from the coding sequence ATGAAGAAAATTGTCATTGCCGCCGCATTTATCGTTAGCGGCCTGCTGGTGGGCTGCAATCAGCTTACGCAATACACCGTCAGTGAACAGGAAATTAATCAGGCGCTGGAAAAACATAACAATTTCTCCAAAGACATTGGTGTGCCAGGCCTTGCCGATGCGCATATCATTCTCACCAATCTCACCAGCCAGATTGGTCGTGAAGAGCCCAACAAAGTCACCCTCGCCGGGGATGCCAGCCTTGATATGACCTCCCTTTTTGGCAACCAGAAAGCCAACATCAAGCTCAAGCTGAAGGCACTTCCGGTTTTCAACAAAGAGAAGGGCGCGATTTTCCTGCAGGAGATGGAAGTGGTCGATGCGCAGGTTTCACCGGACAAGATGGCACCGGTTCTGCAAACCCTGATGCCCTATCTGAACCAGTCGCTGCGTAACTATTTCAATCAGCAACCGGCGTATGTCTTAAGCGAAGACAAAAGTAAGGGTGAAGCCCTTGCGAAAAAATACGCAAAAGGGATAGAGGTGAAACCGGGAGAAATCATCATTCCTTTCACCGATTAA
- a CDS encoding YceH family protein, with the protein MKYQLNGTEARVIGCLLEKQVTTPEQYPLSVNAVTMACNQKTNREPVMNLSEHDVQEVLDALVKRHYLRTVSGFGNRVTKYEQRFCNSEFGDLKLSSAEVAVVTTLLLRGAQTPGELRTRASRMHEFSDMQEVEQTLEGLAAREDGPYVVRLAREPGKRESRYMHLFCGDVDISVKSPVTDITTGDDDLVARVEALEGEVAGLKQRLDALLAHLGD; encoded by the coding sequence ATGAAGTATCAGCTAAACGGTACAGAAGCGCGCGTGATTGGGTGCTTACTCGAAAAACAGGTCACCACGCCGGAACAGTATCCGCTTTCTGTTAACGCCGTGACCATGGCCTGTAACCAAAAAACGAACCGTGAGCCGGTGATGAACCTCAGCGAGCATGACGTTCAGGAGGTGCTGGATGCGCTGGTAAAACGCCACTATCTGCGCACCGTCAGCGGCTTCGGTAACCGCGTGACCAAATACGAACAGCGTTTCTGTAACTCCGAATTTGGCGACCTGAAGCTGAGCAGCGCCGAAGTGGCGGTCGTTACTACGCTGCTGTTGCGCGGGGCGCAGACGCCAGGGGAGCTGCGCACGCGTGCTTCCCGTATGCATGAGTTTAGCGACATGCAGGAAGTTGAGCAGACGCTGGAGGGGCTGGCCGCACGTGAAGATGGCCCGTACGTTGTCCGTCTGGCCCGCGAGCCGGGTAAACGTGAAAGCCGCTATATGCATCTCTTCTGCGGTGACGTTGATATTTCAGTTAAGTCTCCTGTAACCGATATAACAACTGGCGATGACGATTTGGTTGCCCGTGTGGAGGCTCTGGAAGGTGAGGTTGCCGGGTTGAAACAACGTCTGGATGCATTACTGGCACATTTGGGAGACTGA
- the murJ gene encoding murein biosynthesis integral membrane protein MurJ, which produces MNLLKSLAAVSSMTMFSRVLGFARDAIVARVFGAGMATDAFFVAFKLPNLLRRIFAEGAFSQAFVPILAEYKSKQGEDATRVFVSYVSGLLTLALAVVTVIGMLAAPWVILVTAPGFADTADKFALTSQLLRITFPYILLISLASLVGAILNTWNRFSVPAFAPTFLNVSMIGFALFAAPHFNPPVLALAWAVTVGGVLQLAYQLPHLKKIGMLVLPRINLKDAGAMRVIKQMGPAILGVSVSQISLIINTIFASFLVSGSVSWMYYADRLMEFPSGVLGVALGTILLPSLSKSFASGNHDEYCRLMDWGLRLCFLLALPSAVALGILAKPLTVSLFQYGKFTAFDAAMTQRALIAYSVGLMGLIVVKVLAPGFYSRQDIKTPVKIAIVTLIMTQLMNLAFIGPLKHAGLSLSIGLAACLNAGLLYWQLRKQDIFTPQPGWASFLVRLIIAVLVMSAALLGMMHVMPEWSQGTMPYRLMRLMAVVGVGVVAYFATLAVLGFKVKEFARRTA; this is translated from the coding sequence ATGAACTTATTAAAATCGCTGGCGGCAGTCAGCTCGATGACCATGTTTTCTCGCGTGCTGGGCTTTGCACGTGACGCGATTGTGGCAAGGGTTTTTGGTGCAGGAATGGCGACGGACGCCTTTTTCGTCGCGTTCAAATTGCCAAATCTGTTGCGTCGTATTTTTGCGGAAGGGGCATTTTCGCAGGCATTTGTGCCTATTCTCGCGGAATATAAAAGCAAGCAGGGCGAGGATGCGACCCGCGTCTTTGTCTCTTACGTCTCTGGGCTACTGACCCTGGCGCTAGCCGTGGTGACCGTTATCGGGATGCTGGCCGCGCCGTGGGTGATTCTGGTGACCGCCCCCGGTTTTGCCGATACGGCTGATAAATTTGCACTGACCTCGCAGCTGCTGCGCATTACCTTCCCCTATATTCTGCTGATCTCGCTGGCCTCGCTGGTGGGGGCGATACTGAACACCTGGAACCGTTTCTCCGTTCCGGCGTTTGCGCCGACGTTCCTTAACGTCAGCATGATCGGTTTTGCCCTGTTCGCCGCGCCGCATTTCAACCCACCGGTACTGGCGCTGGCCTGGGCGGTAACCGTGGGCGGCGTGCTGCAGCTGGCGTATCAGCTGCCGCACCTGAAGAAAATCGGTATGCTGGTGCTGCCGCGCATTAATCTCAAAGATGCCGGCGCGATGCGCGTGATTAAGCAGATGGGGCCCGCCATTCTTGGCGTCTCCGTCAGCCAGATCTCGCTTATCATCAACACCATCTTTGCCTCTTTCCTGGTGTCGGGCTCTGTGTCGTGGATGTACTACGCGGACCGTCTGATGGAGTTTCCATCCGGTGTGCTGGGCGTGGCGCTGGGGACCATCCTGCTGCCGTCGCTGTCAAAAAGCTTTGCCAGCGGCAACCATGATGAATACTGCCGCCTGATGGACTGGGGGTTACGTCTCTGCTTCCTGCTGGCATTGCCAAGTGCGGTGGCGCTGGGGATTCTGGCCAAGCCGCTGACTGTGTCCCTGTTCCAGTACGGTAAATTCACTGCCTTTGACGCCGCGATGACCCAGCGGGCGCTGATTGCCTACTCCGTCGGCTTGATGGGGCTGATTGTCGTCAAGGTGCTGGCTCCGGGGTTCTACTCGCGTCAGGACATTAAAACGCCGGTGAAAATTGCCATTGTGACGCTGATTATGACGCAGCTGATGAACCTGGCGTTTATCGGCCCGCTGAAGCATGCCGGTCTGTCGCTGTCTATTGGTCTGGCGGCCTGTCTGAATGCCGGGCTGTTGTACTGGCAACTGCGCAAGCAGGATATCTTTACGCCGCAGCCGGGCTGGGCGAGCTTCCTTGTGCGGTTGATTATTGCAGTACTGGTGATGTCTGCGGCATTACTCGGGATGATGCATGTTATGCCAGAGTGGTCCCAGGGCACGATGCCTTATCGTCTGATGCGGCTGATGGCCGTGGTGGGCGTCGGGGTGGTAGCTTACTTTGCCACGCTCGCCGTACTGGGCTTCAAAGTGAAAGAGTTTGCCCGCCGTACGGCATAA
- a CDS encoding flagellar basal body rod protein FlgF → MDHAIYTAMGAASQTLNQQAVTASNLANASTPGFRAQLNALRAVPVEGLSLPTRTLVAASTPGADMTPGQMDYTSRPLDVALQQDGWLAVQTADGGEGYTRNGNIQVSATGQLTIQGHPVMGEAGPLTVPEGSELTIAADGTISALNPGDPANTVAPVGRLKLVKAEGKEVQRGDDGMFRLTQAAQATRGATLQADPSIRVMSGVLEGSNVKPVAAMSDMIASARRFEMQMKIISSVDENAGKANQLLSMS, encoded by the coding sequence ATGGATCACGCAATATATACCGCGATGGGCGCGGCAAGTCAGACGCTCAATCAGCAGGCCGTTACTGCCAGCAACCTGGCAAACGCCTCGACGCCGGGCTTTCGCGCGCAGCTGAATGCGTTGCGCGCGGTGCCGGTAGAAGGTCTTTCCCTGCCGACCCGTACGCTGGTCGCCGCCTCTACCCCTGGCGCAGATATGACGCCAGGGCAGATGGATTACACCTCACGCCCGCTGGATGTTGCGCTGCAGCAGGACGGCTGGCTGGCGGTGCAGACCGCTGATGGCGGCGAAGGCTATACCCGTAACGGGAATATCCAGGTTAGTGCAACCGGCCAGTTGACGATTCAGGGTCATCCGGTGATGGGGGAAGCGGGTCCGCTGACGGTGCCTGAAGGCTCTGAGTTGACCATCGCTGCTGACGGTACCATCTCCGCGTTGAACCCGGGCGATCCGGCCAATACCGTTGCCCCTGTCGGACGACTGAAACTGGTGAAAGCGGAAGGCAAAGAGGTGCAGCGTGGTGACGACGGGATGTTCCGTCTGACCCAGGCTGCTCAGGCTACCCGTGGTGCTACGTTACAGGCCGATCCGAGCATCCGCGTGATGTCCGGCGTTCTGGAAGGCAGTAACGTCAAGCCAGTAGCCGCCATGAGCGACATGATCGCCAGCGCCCGTCGTTTCGAAATGCAGATGAAAATTATCAGCAGCGTGGATGAAAACGCGGGCAAGGCTAACCAACTTCTGTCTATGAGTTAA
- the flgB gene encoding flagellar basal body rod protein FlgB yields the protein MLDKLDAALRFQQEALNLRAQRQEILAANIANADTPGYQARDIDFSSELKKVMERGRAEGTGVALAMTSSRHIPAQAMTAPATDLLYRIPDQPSLDGNTVDMDRERTQFADNSLKYQTGLTLLGGQIKGMMNVLQGGN from the coding sequence ATGCTCGATAAACTCGACGCCGCGTTACGTTTTCAGCAGGAAGCGCTCAATTTACGCGCCCAGCGGCAGGAGATTTTAGCCGCCAACATCGCTAACGCCGATACGCCCGGGTATCAGGCGCGCGATATTGATTTTTCCAGTGAACTCAAAAAGGTGATGGAGCGTGGACGTGCCGAAGGAACGGGTGTTGCACTTGCCATGACATCCTCTCGCCATATTCCTGCTCAGGCGATGACCGCGCCAGCGACCGATTTACTTTATCGCATCCCCGACCAGCCATCACTCGACGGTAACACCGTGGATATGGACCGGGAGCGTACGCAGTTCGCCGATAACAGCCTGAAATACCAGACGGGCCTGACCCTACTCGGCGGACAAATCAAAGGCATGATGAACGTCCTGCAGGGGGGCAACTGA
- the flgE gene encoding flagellar hook protein FlgE: MAFSQAVSGLNAAATNLDVIGNNIANSATYGFKSGSASFADMFAGSKVGLGVKVAGITQDFTDGTTTNTGRGLDVAISQNGFFRMVDANGSVFYSRNGQFKLDENRNLVNMQGMQLTGYPVAGTPSTVQTGANPQAINIPTTLMAAKSTSTASQQINLNSTDTAPTTAFDPANPDTYNKKGTVTVFDSQGNAHNMNLFYVKDATPANSWKVYAQDGSVAGSTAALATTLTFDNNGTLTGGGNINLTTGTIPGATPATFAMSFANSMQQNTGANNIVATSQNGFKPGELVSYQINDDGTVVGNYSNEQTQVLGQIVLANFANNEGLKSEGDNVWSATQSSGVALLGTAGSGNFGTLTNGALEASNVDLSKELVNMIVAQRNYQSNAQTIKTQDQILNTLVNLR, encoded by the coding sequence ATGGCCTTTTCTCAAGCGGTCAGCGGCCTGAATGCTGCGGCCACCAACCTGGATGTCATTGGCAACAACATCGCCAACTCCGCGACCTATGGTTTTAAATCCGGTTCTGCTTCCTTTGCAGACATGTTTGCCGGTTCCAAAGTGGGTCTGGGCGTCAAAGTTGCGGGTATCACTCAGGACTTTACCGACGGCACCACCACCAATACCGGGCGCGGCCTGGACGTTGCCATCAGCCAGAACGGTTTCTTCCGTATGGTCGATGCAAACGGCTCGGTGTTCTACAGCCGTAACGGCCAGTTTAAGCTGGACGAGAACCGTAACCTGGTGAACATGCAGGGGATGCAATTAACCGGTTATCCGGTTGCCGGCACGCCATCAACGGTTCAGACCGGTGCGAATCCACAGGCGATTAATATCCCGACCACGCTGATGGCCGCGAAGTCCACCTCCACGGCTTCCCAGCAGATTAACCTCAATTCCACCGACACCGCACCGACCACCGCCTTTGATCCGGCTAACCCGGATACCTACAACAAAAAAGGCACGGTAACCGTCTTTGATAGCCAGGGTAATGCGCACAACATGAACCTGTTTTACGTCAAAGATGCGACTCCGGCCAACTCCTGGAAAGTGTATGCCCAGGACGGTAGCGTGGCAGGCAGCACGGCGGCACTGGCCACCACGCTGACCTTCGATAATAACGGGACGTTGACCGGTGGTGGAAACATCAACCTGACGACCGGGACCATCCCGGGTGCGACCCCTGCGACCTTCGCCATGAGTTTTGCTAACTCTATGCAGCAGAACACCGGCGCAAACAATATCGTGGCGACCAGCCAGAATGGCTTCAAGCCGGGCGAACTGGTGAGCTATCAGATCAACGATGACGGTACCGTGGTGGGGAACTATTCCAACGAACAGACTCAGGTGCTGGGTCAGATCGTGCTGGCAAACTTCGCCAACAACGAAGGCCTGAAGTCTGAAGGCGATAACGTCTGGTCGGCTACCCAGTCCTCCGGCGTGGCGCTGCTGGGTACAGCGGGAAGCGGTAACTTCGGTACGCTGACCAACGGTGCGCTGGAAGCCTCAAACGTCGATCTGAGTAAAGAGCTGGTGAACATGATTGTCGCGCAACGTAACTATCAGTCGAACGCGCAGACCATCAAGACCCAGGATCAGATCCTCAACACGCTGGTTAACCTGCGTTAA